In Pseudothermotoga hypogea DSM 11164 = NBRC 106472, the following are encoded in one genomic region:
- the fliQ gene encoding flagellar biosynthesis protein FliQ: MTVDVFVDVMKEGIELILILITPPLLVSLIAGLIIGVLQAATQIHEQTLTFAPKIILTFLTIMLLGSWMLQKLVEYMQQILEKFMGMI, from the coding sequence TTGACCGTGGATGTCTTCGTGGATGTCATGAAGGAGGGCATCGAACTCATCCTTATCTTGATAACTCCACCGCTGTTGGTGAGTCTGATCGCTGGGCTCATCATAGGAGTCTTGCAAGCCGCCACGCAGATTCATGAGCAAACCTTGACCTTCGCTCCAAAGATCATTTTGACCTTCCTTACGATCATGCTGCTTGGATCTTGGATGCTGCAAAAACTGGTCGAGTACATGCAACAGATCCTTGAGAAGTTCATGGGGATGATCTGA
- the fliR gene encoding flagellar biosynthetic protein FliR, with protein sequence MWALALTRIAGMFTVAPFFGDWFLPLQAKVSLTVLLSWLISPILQQSIPLDTPVLTLVLSMLNNYLYGLVIGFLALLPLAGLSLAGEVFGTQMGFAMSSLFDPQREEVPLHGELLYTIGLFVLVTIKGHLLVYQAIVDSFKHFSLTASLSGLSFMDVLIDKASESLVVALKFGMPLIGFMLIVSVALGILSRLVPQMNVFMVGLPLKVLVGMLLMAGMIGVWAQMSASLAEKTVNFIEFFLSR encoded by the coding sequence GTGTGGGCCTTGGCGTTGACCAGAATCGCAGGCATGTTCACAGTGGCACCTTTTTTTGGGGATTGGTTCTTGCCGTTGCAGGCAAAAGTGTCGCTCACGGTACTGTTGAGTTGGTTGATTAGCCCCATCCTGCAGCAGAGTATACCTTTGGACACACCTGTTCTGACCTTGGTGCTCAGCATGCTGAACAACTATCTGTACGGCCTCGTGATAGGTTTCTTGGCACTCTTACCGCTCGCGGGGCTCAGTTTGGCTGGTGAAGTCTTCGGCACTCAGATGGGATTCGCCATGTCTTCGCTGTTCGATCCACAGCGCGAGGAAGTTCCACTGCATGGAGAACTGCTGTACACCATAGGTTTGTTCGTTCTTGTGACCATAAAAGGACACTTGCTGGTCTATCAAGCAATCGTTGATTCCTTCAAACATTTTTCACTCACGGCTTCGCTCTCAGGACTGAGCTTCATGGACGTGCTCATCGATAAAGCCTCGGAGAGCTTGGTTGTTGCACTCAAGTTTGGTATGCCGCTGATCGGCTTCATGCTGATAGTTTCGGTGGCGCTCGGTATCCTTTCTCGCTTGGTTCCACAGATGAACGTGTTCATGGTGGGCTTGCCTTTGAAGGTGCTCGTTGGTATGCTCTTGATGGCGGGAATGATAGGTGTATGGGCACAGATGAGCGCAAGTTTGGCCGAAAAGACCGTCAATTTCATAGAGTTCTTCCTGAGTCGCTGA
- the flhB gene encoding flagellar biosynthesis protein FlhB — protein sequence MGTDERKFGRKDRQFHRVLPESLRIDLQLFADPDRTEKPTPRRRRKAREEGQVAVSRELNMALSFFAAAIILRLILPQLSRSLANTSTFFLALDPMDSETLLSHIFQLFKDPLILLILLMGLVALVGIIAGALQTKFLFSFKPLKLDLNRINPIEGLKRMFSLRNLFELFKAFVKLVIVGYVSYVVIRQRYRELPNLTDLEPSESIRYLADLIYALLLRCAIAILALALLDYLFQRWEFEKSLRMTRQELKEEFKEVEGNPEVKRRQREIMMRLARGRMLQKVPEADVVITNPTHIAVALQYDSEQMEAPEVVAKGADELARRIVEIATNNNVPIVRNPQVAWELYRTCEVGDQIPPTLYRAVAEILAYVYSLR from the coding sequence ATGGGCACAGATGAGCGCAAGTTTGGCCGAAAAGACCGTCAATTTCATAGAGTTCTTCCTGAGTCGCTGAGGATCGACCTACAGCTCTTCGCCGATCCAGACAGAACCGAGAAACCCACTCCCAGACGGAGAAGGAAGGCCAGAGAAGAAGGACAAGTTGCCGTATCACGCGAGCTCAACATGGCCTTGAGTTTCTTTGCGGCGGCGATCATTCTGAGACTGATCCTGCCTCAACTCAGCAGGTCCTTGGCGAACACGTCCACGTTTTTTCTGGCACTCGATCCGATGGATTCAGAAACGCTCTTGAGTCACATTTTCCAGCTCTTCAAAGATCCTTTGATTCTCTTGATCCTTCTCATGGGTCTCGTCGCTTTGGTTGGAATAATTGCGGGCGCTCTGCAGACCAAGTTCTTGTTCTCCTTCAAACCTCTGAAGTTGGACTTGAACAGGATCAATCCGATCGAAGGACTCAAAAGGATGTTCTCTTTGCGGAATCTCTTTGAACTCTTCAAGGCGTTCGTCAAACTTGTGATCGTGGGTTACGTGTCTTACGTCGTGATCAGACAGCGCTACAGGGAGTTGCCTAATCTCACGGACCTCGAGCCAAGCGAGTCCATCCGGTACCTTGCTGATTTGATCTACGCCTTGCTGCTTCGATGTGCGATAGCGATTCTGGCCTTAGCCTTGCTGGACTATCTCTTTCAAAGATGGGAGTTCGAAAAAAGCTTGCGCATGACCAGACAGGAACTTAAGGAAGAGTTCAAAGAGGTTGAAGGCAATCCCGAGGTGAAGAGACGACAGCGCGAGATCATGATGAGGCTCGCGCGGGGAAGGATGCTTCAGAAGGTCCCGGAGGCCGACGTCGTCATAACAAACCCAACGCACATCGCTGTCGCTCTGCAGTACGATTCTGAACAGATGGAAGCTCCCGAGGTCGTGGCGAAGGGAGCGGATGAACTCGCCAGAAGGATCGTCGAGATCGCTACTAACAACAACGTGCCCATCGTTCGTAACCCGCAGGTTGCTTGGGAACTCTACAGAACCTGTGAGGTCGGAGATCAGATCCCACCGACTCTTTACAGGGCCGTCGCAGAAATCCTCGCGTACGTGTACTCGCTGAGATGA
- the flhA gene encoding flagellar biosynthesis protein FlhA → MKGLDVFVAVAVVAIVLLMIIPIPDFALDFFQLLNIALSMIVLLSSMYVRHALDMSSFPTLLLIITLFRLALNVASTRLILLEGEKFGGRVIRTFGEFVVKGDYIVGLVIFLILVIIQFIVITRGAERIAEVAARFTLDAMPGKQMSVDADLNAGLITEEEARKRRELIRREADFYGAMDGASKFVRGDAIASIIIVLVNIIGGILIGVLKHNLSFAQAAQVYALLTVGDGLVTQIPALLVSTATGILVSRAAAKENLGQDLVKELSSERKVITITGFILLFLGLATPLPITASIIGAAFLALAFYSSRVAPKQVAPAPAGAPAAPAPSKPILTTPQEIAEVIQSDTVEVEIGYGLIPLADPSQGGDLLERIAMVRKQIAYDLGLVVSPIRVRDSVLLKPNEYLIRIRGAEVARYELIPNRLLAINPGTATEKVTGIAVKEPAFGLQAFWIDSSRKEEATRLGYTVVDPPTVFITHLTETLKRNAADLLGSREFNMLLDGLREKFPQLVNDLIPSILKATDVKKILQRLLNEGVSIRNLPLIFETLLEYAEKSTDLVYLTEQVRRALKRQIVQSLTSEDGKLHAVALDGELEKRLVESLQDVAGEKRIVLNPQILREIMENLSKQLETLMKKRFFPLVVCSGAIRPYLAQLVKRFLPNVPVIAYEEVPEDRVLQVEGVVRL, encoded by the coding sequence GTGAAGGGCTTAGATGTTTTTGTTGCCGTCGCGGTCGTTGCGATCGTTCTTTTGATGATCATTCCGATACCGGATTTCGCGCTGGACTTTTTCCAGCTGCTCAACATCGCACTGTCGATGATCGTTCTGCTCTCGTCGATGTACGTCAGACATGCGCTCGACATGTCGTCCTTCCCCACGCTCTTGCTCATAATCACCCTGTTCAGGTTGGCGTTGAACGTGGCCTCGACGAGGCTGATACTCCTTGAAGGAGAGAAGTTCGGCGGTAGGGTCATAAGGACGTTCGGAGAGTTCGTCGTCAAGGGCGACTACATCGTTGGGCTCGTGATCTTCCTCATACTGGTTATCATTCAGTTCATCGTGATAACGCGCGGTGCCGAGCGCATAGCGGAAGTCGCGGCAAGGTTCACGCTGGACGCAATGCCCGGAAAGCAAATGAGTGTTGATGCGGATCTGAACGCGGGTCTGATCACCGAGGAAGAGGCACGAAAACGAAGAGAGCTCATAAGGCGCGAGGCGGACTTTTACGGCGCGATGGACGGTGCTTCGAAGTTCGTGAGGGGAGACGCCATCGCGAGCATCATAATCGTGCTTGTGAACATAATCGGAGGAATCCTGATAGGTGTTTTGAAGCACAATTTGAGCTTTGCGCAGGCGGCACAGGTTTACGCATTACTCACCGTGGGAGACGGCCTCGTGACACAGATTCCAGCCTTGCTCGTTTCAACTGCCACGGGCATATTGGTCTCGCGTGCCGCTGCCAAGGAGAACCTCGGCCAAGACCTTGTGAAGGAACTTTCGAGCGAAAGAAAGGTGATAACCATAACTGGGTTCATACTCTTGTTCTTAGGATTGGCCACACCGTTGCCAATCACCGCCTCGATCATAGGTGCTGCGTTCCTTGCTCTGGCTTTCTATTCCTCGAGGGTCGCGCCGAAACAAGTTGCACCGGCTCCAGCCGGTGCACCCGCTGCTCCTGCGCCGTCGAAGCCGATCTTGACGACACCTCAGGAGATCGCCGAAGTGATCCAGAGTGACACCGTGGAAGTCGAGATAGGTTACGGACTGATCCCCTTGGCAGATCCATCTCAGGGTGGAGATCTCTTGGAGAGGATCGCGATGGTTCGAAAACAGATCGCGTACGATTTGGGATTGGTCGTGTCGCCCATCAGAGTTCGAGACAGCGTGCTTTTGAAACCCAACGAGTATCTCATAAGAATCAGGGGCGCGGAGGTGGCACGCTACGAACTGATACCCAACAGGTTGCTCGCGATCAATCCAGGCACTGCGACCGAGAAGGTGACGGGCATCGCGGTGAAGGAACCTGCCTTCGGTCTTCAAGCCTTCTGGATAGACTCCTCGCGCAAGGAGGAGGCAACGAGGTTAGGTTACACGGTGGTCGACCCACCAACGGTTTTCATAACTCATTTGACGGAGACTTTGAAGCGAAACGCAGCTGATCTGCTCGGTTCGAGAGAGTTCAACATGCTGCTCGACGGTTTGAGAGAGAAGTTCCCACAGTTGGTGAACGATCTGATACCCTCTATCCTAAAGGCCACCGATGTGAAGAAGATCTTGCAGCGACTACTCAACGAGGGTGTGAGCATCAGGAACCTGCCGTTGATATTCGAAACGTTACTCGAGTACGCAGAGAAATCCACAGACTTGGTCTATCTGACTGAACAGGTGAGAAGGGCTTTGAAGAGACAGATCGTTCAGTCTCTGACCAGTGAGGATGGTAAACTCCACGCTGTGGCGCTCGACGGGGAACTCGAAAAAAGGCTTGTCGAATCTCTTCAAGACGTCGCTGGCGAGAAAAGGATCGTGCTGAACCCGCAGATACTGAGAGAGATCATGGAGAACCTATCGAAACAGCTTGAAACACTTATGAAAAAAAGGTTTTTCCCCCTCGTTGTTTGTTCTGGTGCGATAAGGCCGTACTTAGCCCAACTTGTCAAAAGATTCCTGCCGAATGTGCCCGTCATCGCCTATGAAGAGGTTCCTGAAGATCGTGTGCTTCAAGTTGAGGGTGTGGTGAGGCTGTGA
- the flhF gene encoding flagellar biosynthesis protein FlhF, whose translation MKMKKYIVNDIKEALEQIKKDLGEDAIILSTRSVKKGGFLGIGAKRYLEVTAVCEDKEQEKTESSEVYKLQELLVKNREKRQEEEIRELKQMLQEMKQMLGMQRLSDLPQNLQRILKGLQAQEVDQTIAGKIVEYLRISYGDVSLDDSLRRSLAEHLLAFVKTEVPALEGTVLFSGPTGVGKTTTLAKLAARLKIVEKKQLAILTLDTYRIAATDQLKTYATIMDIPMRVAYTPKEAKMELDAMKSFDVVLIDTAGRSQNNDMQMSELKALFEVIQPNLAFLVISMNSRFSDLKDVLERFQVARHTHLILTKMDETRTFGHLINAPLIGGIPVAFITNGQRVPEDIVEANAKDIAHLLSREVLRIAQSS comes from the coding sequence GTGAAGATGAAGAAGTACATCGTCAACGATATAAAGGAAGCGCTCGAGCAAATAAAGAAAGATCTTGGTGAGGACGCCATCATACTCAGTACGCGCAGCGTCAAGAAGGGTGGCTTCCTCGGAATAGGTGCCAAAAGATACCTCGAAGTGACCGCCGTCTGTGAAGACAAAGAACAGGAGAAGACTGAGAGCAGTGAAGTTTATAAGCTGCAAGAACTGCTCGTGAAGAACAGAGAAAAAAGGCAGGAGGAAGAGATCAGGGAACTCAAGCAGATGTTGCAAGAGATGAAGCAGATGCTCGGTATGCAGAGGTTGAGCGACCTGCCGCAGAACCTTCAAAGGATACTGAAGGGCTTACAGGCTCAAGAGGTGGATCAAACGATTGCGGGCAAAATAGTTGAATATTTGAGGATAAGTTATGGGGACGTGAGCTTGGACGATTCTTTGCGACGGTCTTTGGCAGAGCATCTTTTGGCTTTCGTCAAAACCGAAGTACCAGCCTTGGAAGGCACAGTCCTCTTCAGTGGGCCAACGGGTGTCGGCAAGACCACGACGCTCGCAAAACTCGCTGCGAGATTGAAGATCGTTGAGAAGAAGCAGCTGGCCATCCTCACGCTGGACACCTACAGGATCGCGGCGACGGACCAGCTGAAAACCTACGCAACTATCATGGACATACCCATGAGGGTCGCTTACACGCCGAAAGAAGCAAAGATGGAACTCGATGCGATGAAGTCTTTCGACGTCGTGCTGATCGATACGGCTGGTAGGAGTCAGAACAACGATATGCAAATGAGCGAACTCAAAGCTCTGTTCGAGGTGATACAGCCAAACCTGGCTTTCTTGGTGATCAGTATGAATTCGAGGTTTTCAGACCTTAAGGACGTACTCGAGAGGTTCCAAGTCGCCAGACACACACATCTGATCCTCACGAAGATGGATGAGACACGAACCTTTGGACATCTCATCAACGCTCCGCTCATAGGTGGGATACCTGTCGCTTTCATCACCAACGGCCAGAGGGTACCTGAAGACATCGTGGAAGCGAACGCGAAGGACATCGCTCATCTTCTCTCGAGAGAGGTGTTGAGAATTGCCCAATCAAGCTGA
- a CDS encoding MinD/ParA family protein produces the protein MPNQAEGLYGSRARMVSVASGKGGVGKTLVAVNLSVVLQERGHRVLLFDTDAGFANAEILMGVTPKFTLKDFLKKKVGIEEVIFRTPYGVDLISTGMDVEDLITFNVEDKGRVVNELRKIGEDYDYIIFDFPPGFNEQLERFYLSSDHVLVLTATEPTALVNAYTFVKILVLKGLEPVSFHVVMNMVKDLREGRKVVEKFSSVVSKFVGVNFDSTHLMKFEPLVRESVARQIPFVVLKKTSQPSLAIHGIADRITNKIVAKKLSFIERVKLLFGMG, from the coding sequence TTGCCCAATCAAGCTGAGGGGCTTTACGGTTCTCGCGCAAGGATGGTGAGCGTCGCCAGTGGTAAGGGTGGAGTCGGCAAGACACTGGTTGCCGTCAACCTGTCCGTAGTTTTGCAGGAGCGTGGGCACAGGGTACTCCTCTTCGACACCGATGCAGGTTTTGCCAATGCGGAAATACTCATGGGTGTCACACCCAAGTTCACGCTGAAAGATTTTCTCAAAAAGAAGGTTGGTATAGAAGAGGTGATCTTCAGAACTCCGTACGGTGTGGACCTCATAAGCACGGGTATGGACGTGGAAGACCTCATCACTTTCAACGTGGAAGACAAAGGTAGGGTGGTGAACGAACTGAGAAAGATCGGAGAAGATTACGATTACATCATCTTCGACTTTCCGCCTGGCTTCAACGAACAGCTGGAGAGGTTTTACTTGAGCAGTGATCATGTGCTCGTCCTCACGGCGACTGAGCCAACTGCGCTGGTCAACGCTTACACCTTCGTCAAGATACTGGTCTTGAAAGGGCTCGAACCTGTCAGTTTCCACGTTGTGATGAACATGGTGAAGGATTTGAGGGAAGGCAGGAAAGTCGTCGAGAAGTTCAGCTCGGTGGTGAGCAAATTCGTCGGTGTGAACTTCGATTCGACGCATTTGATGAAGTTCGAACCTTTAGTCAGAGAAAGTGTCGCAAGGCAGATTCCTTTCGTGGTCCTCAAGAAGACCTCTCAACCATCGCTGGCTATACATGGTATCGCCGATAGGATAACGAACAAGATCGTTGCAAAGAAACTATCGTTCATAGAGAGAGTCAAACTCTTGTTCGGCATGGGATGA
- a CDS encoding flagellar brake protein, translating into MAEYVVKVNAKDVIKPGMPLAIDFEDKKGEKLKLKSSVHDTYFDRGILKIAMPSYQGRFLPLPRGEFIRVTVIADKVVYAFSSRVLDYGRDQESNLLIMYITVPEQVNRVQRRRYVRIPLVLSGSFTIENEEGKYSFLTRDFSAGGMLMCTSKFLKVGQIIYVELDLTDLRLSNQRSQIVRYAGLNQTTGFHEYGVQFLDVPAELEKALVSYVFQQEIKLRKLREEV; encoded by the coding sequence ATGGCGGAATACGTGGTGAAGGTCAACGCAAAAGATGTGATCAAACCTGGCATGCCACTTGCGATAGACTTCGAAGACAAGAAGGGTGAGAAGTTGAAACTGAAGAGTAGTGTGCACGACACCTACTTCGACAGGGGTATACTCAAGATCGCGATGCCGAGTTACCAAGGCAGGTTCTTGCCACTGCCTCGTGGCGAATTCATTCGTGTGACGGTGATCGCTGACAAGGTAGTTTACGCGTTCAGCAGCCGCGTGCTAGATTATGGGAGAGATCAGGAATCGAACCTTCTGATCATGTACATCACTGTTCCAGAACAAGTGAACAGAGTTCAAAGGAGAAGATACGTTCGCATACCTTTAGTTTTGAGCGGAAGTTTCACGATCGAGAATGAAGAAGGAAAATATTCTTTCTTAACGAGGGATTTCAGCGCCGGTGGAATGTTGATGTGCACCTCGAAGTTTTTAAAGGTGGGACAGATCATCTATGTCGAACTGGATTTGACGGACTTGAGGCTTTCCAACCAAAGGTCGCAGATCGTTCGTTACGCTGGTCTGAACCAGACGACGGGCTTTCACGAGTACGGTGTACAGTTTTTGGATGTACCAGCCGAGCTTGAAAAAGCCTTAGTTTCTTACGTCTTCCAGCAAGAGATCAAACTGAGGAAGTTACGGGAGGAGGTGTAG
- the cheC gene encoding CheY-P phosphatase CheC codes for MILSEKELDLLKEIGNIGTGNAATALSQLTNKKVEITVPKAEVVPISKIPFIFPEPEDLVVGVRMSVHGDINFDVLLVLNRLAAKRILQDLLGSPCEDVTQLDELSQSALKEVGNIMCGSYITALAEFTGLYLDPLPPDLIVDMLAAIISEALLPTASYEDSAIYVETELSIEGLQTITSYMLLIPGENSLEIVFKKVGLR; via the coding sequence ATGATCCTTTCAGAGAAGGAGCTCGATTTGCTCAAAGAAATTGGAAACATTGGGACTGGCAACGCAGCGACGGCTCTGTCGCAGCTGACGAACAAAAAGGTTGAGATCACTGTGCCCAAAGCCGAGGTTGTTCCGATATCTAAGATACCTTTCATATTCCCAGAACCTGAGGATCTCGTCGTGGGCGTGAGAATGTCGGTGCACGGTGATATCAACTTCGATGTCTTGCTCGTGTTGAACAGGTTGGCGGCGAAGAGGATCCTCCAAGATCTGTTAGGTTCACCCTGCGAGGATGTGACTCAGCTCGATGAACTTTCGCAGTCTGCGCTGAAGGAAGTCGGAAACATAATGTGTGGTTCTTACATAACCGCCCTCGCGGAATTCACGGGCTTGTACCTCGATCCTTTGCCACCAGATCTCATTGTGGATATGCTCGCGGCAATCATTTCTGAGGCTTTGTTGCCCACCGCATCTTACGAGGACAGTGCGATATACGTTGAGACCGAACTGAGCATAGAGGGTTTGCAAACCATCACCTCGTACATGTTGCTGATACCCGGAGAAAACAGCTTGGAAATAGTCTTCAAGAAGGTGGGACTCAGATGA
- the cheD gene encoding chemoreceptor glutamine deamidase/glutamate methylesterase CheD translates to MNKKVVIGIGELAVERNPAVIITLGLGSCVGVCMRDPVAKVGGMAHVMLPDSGGRDVQLPGKYADTAIAALIEGLLSLGGSKSRLEAKIAGGASMFETSGMNVGARNVEAVRYWLKYHQVPLKAEDVGGNRARSIEYNIETGKLLVRKVGGGETIQVLEI, encoded by the coding sequence ATGAACAAGAAGGTTGTCATCGGTATAGGAGAGCTCGCGGTCGAGCGCAATCCCGCCGTGATCATCACGCTCGGGCTTGGCTCTTGTGTCGGTGTGTGCATGAGAGATCCCGTTGCCAAGGTGGGAGGAATGGCACACGTGATGCTGCCCGACAGCGGTGGAAGAGACGTTCAGTTGCCTGGCAAGTACGCGGACACCGCGATCGCGGCGTTGATAGAAGGACTTCTTTCCTTGGGTGGATCCAAATCGAGACTCGAGGCAAAGATAGCCGGTGGAGCTTCGATGTTTGAAACTTCTGGGATGAACGTCGGTGCGAGGAACGTTGAGGCTGTGCGATACTGGTTGAAGTACCATCAAGTTCCGCTCAAGGCTGAAGACGTGGGAGGAAACAGAGCCAGAAGCATAGAATACAACATAGAGACTGGAAAACTGCTCGTGAGAAAAGTGGGAGGCGGAGAAACGATACAGGTGCTCGAAATCTGA
- a CDS encoding FliA/WhiG family RNA polymerase sigma factor: MDEEQIVKELLPTVKRIANDLVQHLPKNVEVEDLIQEGVLALISAVRRYDPRRGVNLKTFLIKRIKGAMYDYLRNIDWMPRNLRKNIKEVEKAIYELESKLGRHPTNEEISLYTNLSNEEVMRAKNEMVRKQFLRLDEYLYDTYDSYGLDVEDSMEPLQVAYREILLEQVTEAIKQLSEREQLVLSLRFEQELSLKEIGLILGVSESRVSQILSSALIKIKKHVLGEEDGKSS, translated from the coding sequence ATGGACGAAGAGCAGATCGTGAAAGAACTGTTGCCCACGGTGAAGAGGATCGCGAACGATCTGGTGCAGCATTTGCCGAAGAACGTCGAAGTTGAGGATCTCATACAAGAAGGTGTTCTCGCGCTCATCTCGGCTGTTCGTAGGTACGATCCGAGAAGAGGAGTGAATTTGAAAACATTCCTTATAAAGAGGATCAAAGGTGCCATGTACGACTATCTGAGGAACATAGATTGGATGCCGAGAAATCTGAGGAAGAACATCAAAGAGGTTGAGAAGGCGATCTACGAGCTTGAATCTAAGCTGGGTAGGCACCCGACGAACGAAGAGATAAGCCTTTACACAAACTTGAGCAACGAAGAAGTGATGCGCGCCAAGAACGAAATGGTACGAAAACAGTTTTTGAGGTTGGACGAATATCTTTACGATACCTACGATTCGTATGGCTTGGATGTGGAGGACAGCATGGAACCACTGCAGGTTGCTTACAGAGAGATACTGCTCGAACAGGTGACTGAAGCGATAAAGCAGTTGTCCGAGCGTGAACAGTTGGTTTTGTCGCTGAGGTTCGAACAAGAACTTTCCTTGAAGGAAATAGGTCTCATCCTTGGAGTGAGCGAATCGAGAGTCTCTCAGATACTCTCCAGTGCCCTGATCAAGATTAAGAAACACGTGCTGGGGGAGGAAGATGGTAAATCCAGTTGA